The following proteins are encoded in a genomic region of Debaryomyces hansenii CBS767 chromosome G complete sequence:
- a CDS encoding DEHA2G13662p (similar to uniprot|Q12159 Saccharomyces cerevisiae YDR381W YRA1 Nuclear protein that binds to RNA and to Mex67p required for export of poly(A) mRNA from the nucleus) — translation MSSLDKSLDDIISTSRKSIKSKRLNRGGNGKVGKKIGASNKKPIVSFKKSTPAAPKKSTAVDVSYATKVVVYGLPRDIKLDAIKDFFQSQVGGVQNIALSYNEKGQFKGIATIIFKSSKSASKAVEKYNGAPIDGGSSKLKLELIVDPTKKPLTSRIAPNKVTGPKVAGPKAANPKLAAAKAAAKANLKSKKAKPAQAKKPAKRSKKTVEQLDQEMADYFDN, via the exons atgTCTTCATTAGATAAATCATTAGACGATATTATTTCCACTTCCAGAAAATCGATTAAATCCAAGAGATTAAATCGTGGTGGTAATGGTAAAGTTGGGAAGAAAATTGGTGCATCAAACAAAAAGCCAATTGTTTctttcaagaaatcaacCCCAGCTGCTCCTAAGAAATCAACTGCTGTAGACGTGTCTTATGCTACTAAAGTTGTTGTTTATGGATTGCCAAGAGATATTAAATTAGATGCTATTAAG GATTTTTTCCAATCACAGGTTGGAGGTGTTCAAAACATTGCTTTATCTTACAACGAAAAGGGTCAATTTAAGGGTATTGCTActatcatcttcaaatctAGTAAGTCTGCTAGTAAGGCTGTTGAAAAGTATAATGGTGCTCCAATTGATGGTGGATCTtctaaattgaaattagaattaattgttgATCCTACTAAGAAGCCATTAACCTCAAGAATTGCACCTAACAAGGTTACTGGTCCTAAGGTCGCTGGCCCTAAGGCTGCGAACCCTAAGCTTGCTGCCGCCAAGGCTGCTGCTAAGGCCAACTTGAAGAGTAAGAAGGCTAAGCCAGCTCAAGCAAAGAAGCCAGCTAAGAGATCTAAGAAGACTGTTGAACAATTAGATCAAGAAATGGCCGATTATTTCGATAACTGA
- a CDS encoding DEHA2G13684p (some similarities with uniprot|P38704 Saccharomyces cerevisiae YHR006W STP2 Transcription factor activated by proteolytic processing in response to signals from the SPS sensor system for external amino acids) — MLSLGILNDSPTKFNKDILNIKLNVFKFLNTIFYSKDKLFPPLNRASFPGLVSRGAVACAADDLELFSTNTFDFSYELGTANYNSNACFDNNLSAFKYGAGEEKQKPERYPSLEEPYEFYSSSEGFVSPEEDDSWKSGFKKRKHEEDASNTSSEAATNIRFQYDMDPLSYNNSSLYDVDRLFNDLIQDLPKPQPYHHDQSSHQLMSSVSQPSNHTLHSIPDFATEQTNSPTGKKLQSQPKYNEGTTNNKDDDLLKHKCPHCEANFKVKGYLTRHVKKHNSLKAFKCPFYKDPGNEATGTKCHPTGGFSRRDTYKTHLKALHFIYPPGTKSSERSSVSGRCAGCFQYFENNMKWLDTHIENGHGCQGSAKDELKEEF, encoded by the coding sequence ATGTTGTCTCTTGGAATATTGAACGACTCCCCCACCAAATTCAACAAGGATATCTTGAACATTAAGCTCAATGTgttcaagtttttgaaCACGATCTTCTACAGCAAGGATAAGCTTTTCCCACCGTTAAATAGGGCTAGCTTTCCAGGATTGGTCAGTAGAGGGGCCGTGGCATGTGCGGCCGATGATTTGGAACTTTTCAGCACCAATACATTTGATTTCAGCTATGAGTTAGGAACCGCAAACTACAATTCCAACGCTTGTTTCGACAATAATTTACTGGCATTCAAATACGGTGCCGGAGAAGAGAAACAGAAACCCGAAAGGTATCCTTCGTTAGAAGAACCGTACGAGTTTTACTCTTCAAGTGAAGGGTTCGTAAGTCCTGAGGAGGACGATTCGTGGAAAAGCGGCTTCAAAAAGAGAAAACACGAAGAAGATGCTTCTAATACGTCTTCGGAAGCTGCTACCAACATCAGATTTCAGTATGATATGGATCCGTTGTCATACAATAATCTGTCGCTCTACGATGTTGATCGTTTATTTAACGATTTGATCCAAGATTTACCCAAACCACAGCCATATCACCACGACCAGTCTTCCCATCAGCTAATGTCTTCAGTTTCACAACCCTCAAATCACACTTTGCATTCTATTCCAGACTTTGCTACTGAACAAACTAATTCGCCCACAGGGAAGAAGCTTCAATCTCAACCTAAATATAATGAGGGAACTACGAATAATAAAGACGACgatttattgaaacatAAATGTCCGCATTGCGAGGCCAATTTCAAGGTCAAGGGATATTTAACCCGTCATGTTAAGAAGCACAACTCATTAAAAGCATTCAAATGTCCGTTCTATAAAGATCCTGGTAACGAAGCAACCGGCACAAAATGTCACCCTACAGGTGGCTTCTCTAGAAGGGATACTTATAAGACCCATTTAAAAGCTTTACATTTTATTTACCCTCCCGGAACCAAATCAAGCGAAAGAAGCTCGGTCAGTGGTCGCTGTGCGGGATGTTTCCagtattttgaaaataatatgaaATGGTTAGATACCCATATCGAAAACGGTCACGGCTGCCAAGGGTCAGCTAAggatgaattgaaagaagagttttaa
- a CDS encoding DEHA2G13706p (weakly similar to uniprot|Q08760 Saccharomyces cerevisiae YOR301w RAX1 Protein involved in bud site selection during bipolar budding), giving the protein MTNQSVQRNRLPTLGEILANKTKPPVSLHNFYDYMKVTDHNSDYLDFWFDLVNHLNLCKHYIWGLRESIVRQSYNGNRHSMPISDRSKAKSVSSSILLDLIVNDNFLQGNDSRRLSQFLRGDLEVNPRLSELISIYDEQTVANNAGQTEQTGHTGYAGYTGNDSTTSIHSPVYNNTNGKRVSSNSRLLEDDSYVSNQLNITDADKSQVFSQPKYMPLEQPPRKRISSVNPSTIEKLINNSPGMSERSSFITRDNLKESSKNLLLKYFVEDSEKDLNLPGSLKNDIVRAIEVEGRDDPDAFSNVKIYVFNRLENYYLPNFLDLVAIKNINRTSNNFLVSYGRIILGFFFLFIGFWMSYIFLFLNYSKGKRLYIIIPFIISAYCLISSIYFIDPILVWLGYSESFTSENYLIKIKEKFIHRLLIKRSLWVTALILLFTAVFTVLFSLVPGHRL; this is encoded by the coding sequence ATGACGAACCAGTCGGTTCAACGAAATCGGCTTCCAACGCTAGGAGAAATATTGGCAAATAAGACGAAACCGCCAGTAAGCTTGCATAACTTTTATGACTATATGAAAGTAACGGATCACAATTCAGATTACCTAGACTTCTGGTTTGATTTGGTGAATCACTTGAATTTGTGTAAGCATTATATTTGGGGGTTGAGAGAAAGCATAGTCAGACAGTCATATAACGGGAATCGTCATTCTATGCCTATACTGGACAGGTCTAAGGCCAAATCAGTTTCATCTTCCATTTTATTAGACCTTATAGtgaatgataattttttgcaGGGCAACGACTCTAGGAGGTTATCACAGTTCTTGCGAGGTGACTTGGAGGTAAACCCAAGGCTATCCGAGTTAATTAGTATCTATGATGAACAAACGGTCGCCAACAACGCGGGTCAAACAGAGCAAACGGGGCACACAGGCTACGCAGGATACACAGGTAATGACTCTACTACTTCCATACACAGTCCCgtatataataataccaaCGGTAAGAGAGTATCGTCGAATTCGAGGTTGTTAGAAGATGATTCGTACGTTTCGAACCAGTTAAACATTACAGATGCTGACAAGTCGCAAGTATTTTCCCAGCCAAAATACATGCCGCTAGAACAACCACCACGTAAAAGAATTTCGTCAGTGAACCCGAGCACGATCGAAAAGCTCATCAATAACTCGCCAGGTATGTCAGAAAGAAGTTCATTTATCACTAGAGATAACTTGAAAGAATCATCCAAGaatttattgttaaaaTACTTCGTCGAGGATTCGGAgaaagatttaaatttaCCAGGTAGCCTTAAGAATGATATTGTAAGAGCCATAGAAGTGGAAGGTAGAGACGATCCAGATGCATTTAGTAACGTGAAAATTTACGTCTTCAATCGATTAGAGAACTACTACTTGCCAAACTTTTTGGATCTAGTCGCGATAAAGAACATCAACCGTACTAGTAATAACTTTCTTGTTTCATACGGGAGAATCATCTTaggattcttcttcttattcaTTGGGTTCTGGATGAGCTATATTTTTCTATTCTTGAACTACAGTAAGGGCAAAAGGCtctatatcatcatccCCTTCATAATATCTGCATACTGCTTAATATCATCGATTTACTTCATAGACCCAATATTGGTGTGGCTTGGCTATAGTGAATCATTTACAAGCGAAAACTACTTGATTaagatcaaagaaaaattcattcataGACTATTAATCAAAAGGAGCTTGTGGGTAACAGCACTAATTTTGTTGTTTACAGCTGTGTTTACAGTACTATTTAGCTTAGTTCCCGGTCATAGATTGTAA